Genomic window (Daucus carota subsp. sativus chromosome 5, DH1 v3.0, whole genome shotgun sequence):
CCAGAATGTGGTCATCATAAGAACACAATTGTAACGATAGCTACCACGTAAAACAGAAAAGGGCCAGGTAGGTTACACATACTTGGCTGATGAGTTTTATGACTTCAAGATTTTCCAGATTAGCCAGGTACCATGATGACTGCGCAAACATGAAATCCCCTGCTAGCACAGCTGCACGAGTACCATAGAGTTGATGAACTGTTTCTTTTCCTGCATAGTAGCACTTAAGGATTATAAACTGGCAGGTGGAGAATGACGAAAAAACTGATGTATTCTAAACATTGTAGGATTTTACTTGTATGCAATACAGTGCAAAGACCTAATAAAGCCCATCATCATTTGGTTAAATTAATCAGTAAGAAAGTTGTTGAAGGGTGCAGTTGAAGACATAAAGCATACAATACAGACATACTAATATCATAGAATCAATTACAGACACCTGATGCATATGTCAATACAGTAGAGAACATGAAGCTTGAACTGGCTATCTGTCACGATAAATCAATATAATATTCCAAAACCTCTATCTGAAAGTATGTAGAACATAACTAAATCGATAGCAATCTTGTTTTCCCAAATAAAAGGAAATTCAATGCACATGGTAACGCAACTTCAAACACATAATAAGTTTGTAGTGATGGACTAATAAGTAGTAGTTcatcacatatacatacatacggGCAGTCCTGCAGTTTTTCTATTACTACTGTTTTGAGTGTAACTGGAAGAGATGTGAGTTACTATGCAATCATCTCAGCAGTAGTTACTATAGAATGAACTCGTTGCACATAATTTCAGTTAGTACATGGTAGCTCCAGAACACTTAGGAAATAGAAGTCAGACCTCTTCTCATGTCACTTTCATCTAGCACATCGTCATGTATCAAGCTTGCAGTATGGATCATTTCAATGATCTCCCCCAGACGTCTATGTTCTTTAGTAAGGTCCCTGAAACAGAAACATATGTTAGATAAATTCATTCATTATATTATCCAGATGGCAAAAGAGGAGAGTAGATGATTCTTACTTCAAGCCTACAAATTCTGCAGTGGCTCTTGACACTAGAAAAACCAAAGCAGGTCTCATCCTCTTTCCACCGGCGCTAAAGATCTGTTCTGCAGCGGACATCAAAACTGGATTGTCTGCACCAACAATCTAGAATATGGACTTAATTAGGTGCACAACATTGATTTGGATTGTGTGAAGAAAAATAACAGAAGGGAGGATTACATATACATTGTAATAAGAATTTATATGGCCCTTTTGCATTTAAACTTAGTGATAGTACTATGCCTTACTCTACAATTGCATAAAGTCTACAAGTAAATGACATATACTGTTGACAAACACGCACATTAACAGACATGAACAAAACCCCTACTGACGGAACCGTCTGTTCTGATGAGCAGAGTTTTGATATTTGAAAGTGAAGGTTATTCATATTAGTTTGGCAAGCTTAAAATTAAATGTAAAATTagatcatttataatatatattcaccACTCAACTCATGCTTCAAAGATGTAAGCCCTATGtaagaatatattaaataaaaatattgcaacagTGGAATTATTTATTAGATTCAATTCTATGTCTTTTTCTAATGGAAACTTTGTAATTTGAAAGTTGAGAAGACATAAACAGGATATCTGTGCTTGTCAAATTTTCACACACTTAAGTACGAAGAGCTACAAACTTAAGTAGTTGTGCATTGTGAGTGAGGCCATCTCACCATTTTCCCTTGAGAATCGAGATACAAGAAAATCATCACAAAAATTATCTACAATTGCCTCCAATTCTAGTTGCATAATTTCACCATGTACATCTCAACAATATAATGTCACCATGTACATCTCAACATTATATACAAGAAATGTCATTATAAGTTATAATCTGACCTCTTATGATATCATGCTCTAATATCACAAAGTTGAATCTACTAAAAACTTCTCACCTGTATATTGCAACAgccataatattaaattatcatcATTGTACGGCCAAACCACTAGTCCTTGAATTCACCCAAAATAATATTTGACAGTGATgcaaaataaactttttaagtTCTTAAAGCCCTGAAGACTCTGCTTCCTTCaagtatattatttaaaaaacttactgagaaagaaagaaaaccAACCTTCAACAAAGTTCTGTAAAGTTTGATACTAGACTCCATTCGAATCTCTTTTACATAGAAACTAGCCTAATACTATTGTAGGTACTAAACTGAAGATATATTTGGATTTAAGACATTGAACCCACATACATTTGCTGATCAAAAGAAACAGCTTAGTTTGGTTGCCTACTTAACATACCATTATGTCTAACGATACTGCTATTGTCTACAAGTAGTGATGCCAATAGCCACTTAACCTCATCCTGACCAAGTTAACTcgtgataaaattttattaatgccTTATTACAGCTATGCAATAACATcaaaattacatatttattCACAAGACAATCACAATTGCCTAACACTTTAATTTGCATAGCATGTTTCAACTAAAAAAAGATACTAAGAGGTACTAACCGACTGCAAATTATTATTCAATATGATCAGGTCATCCGCAACAAGCTCAAACAAATTCACTAGAGATATTGGACTTCTTGAGCCAGTTTTCACCTCCTCCAGTGGTGCAGGAATCGGTGCGACCCCTAAAATTCCACTACAACCGATGAAAACAGCAATATTGCACATTAAAGATTCAAATAACACAaaacaaatcatttttatttctacTTTATTGATAAGGACAATGCAATCCAGTAAAGCGGTGAGTATTAAATTGTaacaatatattcaaaaataatgagtaaaatttaaaatgatggcTGAATTTTATCAGTTTTTGCACTTTAGTGGCTGGGATTTCAAATTTGCAATACGGTGGCTAGACATTGTTTTTATGTTTCAAAGAAATAGCTAAGGGCCTGAGAAAAGAAACTAatctttttttctcaaaaaaatggTCTTAGCCACCTTTTTGATGAATTAAAACAATATCCGTTACCCTGTTGTAAACTTGAAGTTCCGGCCACCAAAATGAAAAAACTGATAAAGTTCGGCCACCAAATTACACtatacttaaaaataaaatctaatttgTCGAGAACTACTTAATTAAAGAATCAGGAGATTACTTCTTGTTCCTTTAACAATAGAGTAAATTGCACTTGTGTGGCCAAATAAATCGTTTTAATGCACAAAAGAAGCTCCGCCTCCACACGCTAGATGGCGTTAACGGAAGTAAGGGCATTTTGGACTGTTCATGATTCAACATTTTTCACTTGTCAACCTCGACGTCCCCCTGCACCGACCTCCATCTCGGCTGCCCAACCCCGCCATCCTCATCAAACTCTCACCCCAACCCCATCGCCCTTGTCCTCCCATCtgttgaaatataacataagatcAACTTGGGGCCTTCCCCTAACAACTCAAGGTTTTAGATGAACTAGTTTTCAACATGATATCACAGCCAGGTTTGGCGGAGGTCTTAAGTtcaactcttcgtcaccacacGCCGATGACCTCCCATTCTCCCTCCCCTTGCTCATATTCCTTAAAATAAAACTGGTTTTTACAAGTaaaaatgtttttgaaaaatccTTTAAAATGTTTATTATCTTTCTCCGATCAAATACGATTTTGCTTTAAAAAGATTTATTTGCCCACACAGGTGCTGAGTTTAAAAAATTGGCCAACAATGTGAAAATGTAATACAAGCCACTAATATGCAATTTAGTGTTAACAATGTTACACTAATTGTGTTGAGTTTAAAAAGTTGCCCAACAATATGAAACTTTATACAAGCCACAAATGTGCAATTTACTCTTAATAAGATCacattaattatcaaatatacACGGCTTCAGTAAATAAAAACACAATATCAAGAAGAATTATGCATtgggaaaagaaaaaaattattgaatgcATACATGTCATTTGGGCACCATCCTGCCTAAATTAGCCTGTATTTACATTATTTTGAACCTAAAGAGTGAAGAAAACTAAGTACCTTCGATAGAAGCTTCAGTTGCTCCAATGTCTTGCCGGAAACAGAACAACCTCTGAGCACCATAGCCATTTTGGACAGCTCTAGGAACTCCATTACAACGTTTTCCAATCATATATCTATCAAATGAAGCATTATATGAGAACCCGAAAGCTGCAAAATCAGGCCCAAGTCGAGAAAAATCAAGATTCTGGCATTTCATTGACATCATTCTGTGTTGATACTACTAATGCTAGTGAGTCAAGAAGCAAAGGCTGTTGAATTCTCAGAGACAGAGGAACCAAGCAATTATAAGGTGGAAAAATGTACTTGAAAATATATAGAGATAATGCAGGGGAGGGAATTTGAAAGAGAGTGAGAAGTGGCGTCCTTAACATAGGAAGCTATGCTCACCACAGACAAGTTGGAGGTTAGAAGCCAAAAAGATGTGGTGCTGTTACTTAAGTTTTATATGCAAGCTGAATAacttaaatatcattttattttatgtactttttagAAAAATACTACACActcaaaaattgttttcaatttttttcataaatattagttGACAATATTAGATTGCTTTCCAttcacattaataataatggaACCCTATGAAACCTGTGCACATAAATCACCCAACTAAAATCAATCATGTTTTATGGGAAAAAATTTAAGACAAGATTTGGATTACGTAGCATTTTTTGTTTTCAAGGGAGTGAATACgatctttaattatttaatgcAAGTATTTAAAGCTTGtgaagaattatatcattttttaattttttttaccatcagatcaaaataatatcatcatTTTAATTGTTTGTTCTTGTCGAtatgatttatataattttttctaatgaaatttgtattatattcGAAGATAGTTCGTGATTATATGAGAGTACTATCTGGATTTTACAATACGTTAAGGCTTCATTGGTGATAATTCAATTGTGATTttgatatgatatataaattttaatcgattgtatttgattgatttcatgtggattcttgataaaatgtcggaGAACTGACATATATTCTCTTTGTCCATTTATATAAAGTTTATTTTTTGGACGTCCCactaattgtatacattccaaaagtagtaataAAACACCGTTACACCAACTGCTTTCTTCTACTATGTCCATTCTATAATACTTAATATAAACACTATCACgcccactattttcctccactatagcaaatatattagtattaaatataaataatgccATATGAACTTATTATggtttttatttgtattgtatttttcaGGATACGCGAGATGGAAGAAAGAATGATAACGGGACCTTTTAtgggtgttttcttatcgaacattaaagatttattgtctaagcgtccccggtcatctctgcatgtccgagggttagatggtaaactttcttgaacgaaAGGAACTCCTGGGAGCGGCTATTGTATTCTGATACAATTCATCATACGTGAAAGTATCttgtgaccaaaaaaaaaaaaaaaaaaaaaaaatgccaccactatactcacttttcatctaactttactctttttatatttttcttggtctccgtgtcccaaccaaaTGTATGCAATTGGTTGGAACGGGGAGTAGTCTTTAGAATTTAAGCACATCATTTTCCACCTATTTTTATGGaatttcaaaaatcttaaaatacattaaaaaaacacaaaatttttatgttatgaagtttaaaaaatgcatcattatttaataatcatgagtttttaatgaattttaaataatcaattattaaatgtcactagatttttttttttgaaaaagataaatGTCACTAGATTTTTAAGCATAACTAATTGTGATTGAATGCCACCTTattgcataatttaaaattcctaATTAATATCCCACAATtcggatatattttttaaaatccgagttgaatatactcgaatttcattaatgaaaaaaatcatataaatcttgaTTGAATACACCCGCATGTCATTTAAAATGAATTTGTGTTAtgatagatatttttttttataatctgtCTGACCAAAGAATTTTTATTAGGATTAGACTtattaaatctttttttaacacTTTTGGATATAAAGGTGAATTATATTTTCGGGGAATAATGCATTCTCTTTGGCTTAgacaataattttttatgacaaTCTTTTTATCAAAGATTACATTCTTGATGGTAGagctttaaaaaaattatttcattaaTCTAAATTACACCGAATATTATTGAggattatttaattttgtttcgtACCTGATTCGTAACTATGGGATGTATTTGGTGGTGAGCATTTCGTGGGTTTAGTCCAAAATCTGACCGAACCATGTAGATCgaaaactgattttttttttcttgaacaaaccgaaccgaatttcaTTATGGACCGAACCTCCGAACTGGCCAAAAGaactgaaaatatttttaaaacaaaaatttatatcataattaaataaaaaattaatgatttatttttaaaaaataatattatttaatcgtcACCACTTtatcaaaaatagatataaataaatttacaaaatagatattataattaatacttaaaaaatatatattaaatatataatataaatataaattaatgttaCTGTTTGGACTATTCAGTCATTATTTTACGGACCGGACCAAATTTTATTTCGTGCTATTCGTCTCGACGGAATAAActgaattttcagaaaattaggaccaaatacaaaaattctttaaaatttttatggAACGGGACTCCTAAATGATGTTACATAGAACTAATCACACATCTAAGATATATAAGTTCAGTGACAACTCTAAATGTGATTCCAAAAACCCTGAGCAAAACAAATACTATCACGTTATCATCACCAGCTTGTATCATCCATGATTCACGGCCATGTTAGGTCACCGCTCGCCAATCAACATCACATAATTTGAATGGATCCCACATTGCCACATAGCATTAAaagcaaataatatattttttaaataaaaaaattagtatttttccTGTTTTTTGATAATGGTAGCAAAAATATGAGCcttctaataataataattacaaaaaCAATACACTAACACTGTAACACACATCCATAGAAATTACGCACTTATATATGGCGAGaaaattcatattatattatattatatacttatatataataagcgtaagggagataatttggtcgcatggtcctctggtccaaaagcttatcatctgtcggatcttatattgaacaaataagcaccgttagattggaacaaaattaaattctgttctagaaggcaactgatatctacttgcatgtttataattccttttctgaatccaaaacaaattctgtctttcacatgtatatgattttttttaatcctaaataaatattttctaccagttttattcgtggaatcatataaatctcaccgtcacaatttttttataatatactttaaaattaataagccggatttatgtgagaaacatataaaaaagtttttcttaatacaaaatagattctaccttcttattgcatatttatgattccttttcttaattcaaaacaaattatgtttatcaattttaatttagaaccatataaattttttgaaaaatatttaaatcacattataataattttaatataaaatacatttattaatataatctaataggagttggcataacgtattccactcaaaatatattaaaatttaatagataaaatttaatactttggcatgatacatacgagaaaaggaattgcttgattaaaataatttatttgaaatcattaatggctgtgatgatgtatttaccaaagttctaacttacaaacaaatcataatttcgaattttattttattgaaaattttaatttattatttataaattaaattttttcacaccatttaaaatatatttaaaaagtttataaataattaaaaagctctcatgccttgcacgggctataagctagtatatatttGCAAGATTTAACAAGTTGCAACATTCTTTTGatatctaatattaatatacccctctatttcaaaataatattcgGACTCTTTCACGTGATTTGagatataaaatacataatttgatacattatctttcaaatttcattttataaataaaaatttaacatctataattttatttttaaaaaaaaagatctcgaaaaataatatgtagaaatatatttttagacttcaaaatacgtgtaaaaatgaaaacaattgTTATTTTAGAATGGATGAAGTATGTAAAAAATTGTCtatgaaaaaatcaaaaatgacaTATTTAACAATTATGAATTATACAAGTAGCTAACCAAGttcaaattgtaaaaataaCATGGACAAGAACAGGAGGGCGGAAGAAATGCACTTATTCAGGAATCAGGGTATGTCTAGCCTCCCAATAATGCTTTTTCtcccttacaaaaaaaaatgatttatctctaaaaaaataattatatcaataaaatatttttaatattaagtaGTTGACAAATGTTTGACCTTTTTTTAAAAGGATAAAAAAGGCACTTGTTAACTCATATAAgtacataaatattttcatttcaaataaattatttcggAAAAGTGATaaacatgaattttattttttttgtcattttatTGTAAAATGTTATGCCAAGATAATATTTATTACCATCGCTCACTGTGAAATTCGAAAATTTGAACTCTCCACCTTCACTCATACATCCTAAACCTAAAGACATGCCGCTAATTTAAAGAATTTGACATAATTTAAATCCGGATAAAGAAATATAGCTAACTTTGGGTTTTTGGGTTGGAGAGACAtggttagagcaactccaacaacTATTCAGCATCCTcctcataaataatattattaaatcagCTCTTAGTTTTTTAAGATACAAAATCATCTTGACACTC
Coding sequences:
- the LOC108220839 gene encoding solanesyl diphosphate synthase 1, chloroplastic produces the protein MMSMKCQNLDFSRLGPDFAAFGFSYNASFDRYMIGKRCNGVPRAVQNGYGAQRLFCFRQDIGATEASIEGVAPIPAPLEEVKTGSRSPISLVNLFELVADDLIILNNNLQSIVGADNPVLMSAAEQIFSAGGKRMRPALVFLVSRATAEFVGLKDLTKEHRRLGEIIEMIHTASLIHDDVLDESDMRRGKETVHQLYGTRAAVLAGDFMFAQSSWYLANLENLEVIKLISQVIKDFASGEIKQASSLFNCDVGLDEYLTKSYYKTASLIAASTKGASIFSGVNSDTSEHMYQYGKNLGLSFQVVDDILDFTQSTEQLGKPAGSDLAKGNLTAPVIFALDKEPKLRNIIDSEFCESGSLDEAIELVKRCGGIEKAQALAKEKADLAIQSLQCLPSSSFRLALEEMVQYNLERIE